A stretch of the Phoenix dactylifera cultivar Barhee BC4 unplaced genomic scaffold, palm_55x_up_171113_PBpolish2nd_filt_p 000275F, whole genome shotgun sequence genome encodes the following:
- the LOC103706583 gene encoding uncharacterized protein At2g27730, mitochondrial-like, with translation MAMRSAIGGIPRLSQSAAIAGGAARRSARPFSDGKGRVLSEEERAKESVYIQKMEKEKMEKMKHKAEKEKEKTELEKAEKKQEETYKG, from the exons ATGGCGATGAGATCGGCAATAGGAGGAATTCCTCGCCTGTCCCAATCGGCGGCGATCGCCGGAGGAGCCGCTCGGAGGAGCGCTCGCCCCTTCAGCGACGGGAAAGGTAGAGTTCTTAGCGAGGAGGAGAGAGCCAAGGAGAGCGTCTACATCCAG AAAATGGAGAAGGAAAAGATGGAGAAGATGAAGCACAaggcggagaaggagaaggagaagacggAGCTGGAGAAGGCCGAAAAG